Below is a genomic region from Apostichopus japonicus isolate 1M-3 chromosome 7, ASM3797524v1, whole genome shotgun sequence.
TAActaggggagggaggggaaagggggggggtcATGCAAGAGTCCCAGAATTCAGAAGGTATGTTGTTTTGAATGATGTCATAGAGTAGATTCTCTTCTAATATCAGTTGAAGGAAGCACTTTAATAAGTAGAGAAATGTTGAAGTTAGAAATGAATTTAGAGTATCTTAAATTGAATGATTACTGTTAATCATCTGTGATGGACTTTGTACATGCTCAAGACTTATCATAAAAAACGAGATAGAAATACAGTCAATATGGCATGAAAACAGAAAAGATGGCGATTTTCCAAATATGGTCATTCTggtttaatatttgttgacaGTTTCTTAAGTTTTGCTTACGACCTCAGCTTAGACCAAGATCAGGAGGAGTATTATGTTAAGAGGTATACTAAGTTATGTATTCGTTGGATTCTGAATATGTTGCAGAACTCTCAAAGAGTTTAACATTGAAGAAGATAAACCAAACATAAAAAGAACCAATCTGTTATAGTTTGAAAACTAAACACGAAAGCTATCTCCGCAGGAAGTCGGCTTATTTATAGATTTTTGGTACATTTTTAGTAGTTTTTGTTTCGTTGTCCATTTCATAACATTTCTCTTTGATTTCAAAATCTTTTTAATCTTAGAAAAGTTAATGAATGCATTGAAAAATTATCTTAGAATTTCTTTAACTTTCACTGCTTAGATTTGTACTTCCGTTTAGGTCTTAAAACtaaaccaaacaaaaacaaactcaTGAAACCTGACGAGATGGTTGAATGTAACTCTGTCCTTGTTGTTCTATATATTTCTTCAGACctcataaaaaaattgaaagctaTGTCAACGTTTCTTGTCTTCTATTCTGTTACGCCTTGACGCTTATTATAGGTGGGTTTGATAAAATgcttcccctcctcccccacgcCCTGAAGCGTATCATACGtggggttgacgaaatgcttCTCtccttcctaccccccccccctacgtAGTCCTCTGAAAAAGTGGTATTTTAGTCCAGTGCAAAGACACAAATTTCGACGGTGACATGACTAGAGGAGCCGGTACCCTCTGCATGTTTACCTAACCCTTCTAAATCATGTTCCTCAAAGAGGGAGGGATAATCCCCTCATTTAGATCACCCCCCTCCTTCCACAGATGGAGAAGGACGAGGAGAAAGAGAAGTTGTATTCAAAGATTAAGGAGTGGTAATTATGTGAGTAACCAAACGTTTAGTAGTGTTGGAGTGAAATACTTGGGTaaacatgggtgaccattatacGCTTTATAGCACATTTAGGGGATATACTGATGACCGTGAAGATGGTGCGCTCTGATTATCATCTGACCAATGGTTTAATGCAAgcgcgtaggaaccggggggggggggttggctggggggcgccagccccccagtgaaaaatatggaggggcggaagtatcattccccccccccgcttcgcaagtcagaaaacccctttttcatttccaaatgagaaaaaaatctcatttggagcaccaaattgcatctaaggccaggtgaaaatgcaaaattatatacaaaatggagtgggtgggttgaagtgtgctatattgcaccaaattgcatctgaggccacctgaaaatgaaaaaaaaatccaaaggggagggggacatcccctccccttagacccctcccccagaccggccatcagtcttcagcccccccccccactcaaaagtaccttcctacgccactggttaaaTGGATATAACATTAATCACCATATGTCGATTAAAGTTAGATTCTTAGACTAATAATCGGATTTCTGGATATAAGAGAGATAAAGCAGGTCTACAAGACGATACAGCTATAAACACGTTGTACATGCGCACAATAATCAACCATAATAGATAATAAGGGATATGTCAAGTGGTTACACCTGTCACGTTGTATTTGTTCCTATATACCATCCTGATATATTTCGATTACCCCAGCAGTTACTTAGCTCAACGTGTAGGacttgggggggggtgggggagtggggaggtaGTGCAAAGATTTGGAACAAGGagaaattgttcttttttttgtgcGAAAAAAAAGTAGGTACTTTTGCGAAAGTAAACTTTCTTAGCACGTCATTTCCATCTACCTAGTCTCTACCACGTGCATTCATTAAACGGTgaggggttgtgggggggggggtggcgggggggggggggttggggtggggggtatgCGCATAGATAGTTGGTAACACCTGTCGGACTCGGAGGtgtggtctaattcttccccAACTGAATGTtagaaaaaatgagaaaaaacaaaacatgcccTCATTATTCTCCCCCTTTGTGCTTATCTTGCAATGCTCGAACGTATTGGGCTACAAAGTAACGTCACCTTAATTGCTCTGTTTTAGCATCCATACTTCTTAAGCATAAACACTGAAGGAAGAAACCTAAGACatcatatttaaaacaaaatatcaacaatatgTCGAATGTTCAGGGACTAATATCATCTGAGTGGTAACCAAATCTCAGGAACGAGGATCGAAGGGTCGAATACGGGGTTGGGGCTCGGGTGGAGATGGATGAGTGTTTGTGTCTGCGagggtgtaggggggggggttatgactAGGGGTTTATTTGCTCAAAGGTTCAATAAATTTACTAATTTAAGAGGTTACTGCATGGCAACTTCATTTCTTCACACCTCACTCCTCTCTCTTTCTGACAACACAACTGACTTGACCTTATTTGAAGTATTCACCTATATCAACGAACCTTTATCGTCCTcgattgtttatttgtttgaacACGTGTCTACTGTTAATTTCGAAGAGATATTCGAAGCAATGGTATAGTTTATATATACTTTAGAATTAATACGGTACTGCTGTTACTTTCCCGTGCTGATAAAGTCACCAGCCATTGTTGTGTTTTGTAAACATCAGTCTAATTTGACCGATGCAGAATGCCACCCATCGTACACAAAACCTATCAAAAGTTACATAATATTCTATCAGGTTTATTGAGAAGCAACTTCGAACAGCTGAAAGGCTGCCGTAGTCTCATAACCGAAAACAacaattaacatatttttttttctttcgcgTTCTTGACGGTGGTCAAGCTAAGATTTTGATGCGCTTTGTGCTTGGTGAAGCAGTAGATTTTCCGTTCATTGAAGTGAGAAAGTGAATTACtgtaaaatgaaatgtttatcaTACTCATTTATCACAACCGTGTTGTATTACACGAGTTGTACGTTAGGGTATGACCTAACCATTATGCACACTAACCATATTCATGCGCATTTTGAGGAATTTGATAGTAATGGATTGACATGTTCCGAAGATGAATCGACGTACAACGAATGTTTTGGCGGAATTGCACGACGATTGACGAAAGTAAACGAGATCAGAGCCGAACAGACGAATCCGATTCTGTTAGATGGGGGAGATCACTTCCAAGGAACGCAATGGTTTACTTATTACAAGGGGAACGCTTCGGCGCATTTTATGAACAGAATCGAATATGATGCTATGGTAAGGTGTTTTCAAAGTGACAATCAAgcgtaataaatattaaaaacatatatcAAATACAGACAGAGAAAGCAAGGAAACACATTTGTCCAACTCCCTTTAaacttatttttcttcatttgtatagCTTTTGATTGAGATATTTCGACTTTTATAATCTATACATTTTGGCTATTTTGTTAATACGAATATCATATGTCGCTATGTTGAAGAATAACCTATATTTCTTACTGTATTTATAGGCTCCCAGTAACCACGAATTCGATTACGGGACCTTCGTTCTCGCTGATTTTTTGAAGAAAGTTGAATTTCCCGTCGTCAGTTGTAATATCGACATAACAGAAACTCCCGAACTGGATGGACTCTTTACCGATAGTGTGATATTAAACATAGGTGGTGATGACGTCGGAATAGTTGGCTACACGACGACGAGAACACATTTGATTTCCGCTCCCGGTAAGTACAGATGGTATGTAACATCGGTGTGCAGAGGACGGTCACAAAGACGTGCGGAAGGACTGTTCcaggcaggggcgtagcgagcggggggggggggtgttgggggtgtgacaccccccaataatttggtcgctgtcggcaaattttgggtctgtcggcaaaaggagaaaaggtgaagagagcggaaggggaagaaagaaggaaagctgaatagaaaaaggagaacgggagcttcttccgtgccaaatttgacttaaaatatgcaccagattgcatctaaggacgttcaaactaatttttccaaaggggagggggacaccccctccccttagacccctcccccatttcagtcaccacttccagatccgtcggcaaatcaaatttgacttaaaatatacatcagattgcatctaaggacgtttcaaaactaaaaaattgccaaaggggagggggacaccccctccccttagacccctccctcatttcagtcaccacttccagatccgtcggcaaatcaaatttgacttaaaatatgcaccagattgcatctaaggacgtttcaaaactaaaaaattgccaaaggggagggagacacccccttcctcttagacccctcccccatttcagtcaccacttccagatccgtcggcaaatcaaatttgacttaaaatatacaccagattgcatctaaggacgtttcaaaactaaaaattttccaaaggggagggggacaccccctccccttaaacccctcacccatttcagtcaccacttccagatccgtcggcaaatcaaatttgacttaaaatatgcaccagattgcatctaaggacgtttcaaaactaaaaaattgccaaaggggagggggacaccccctccccttagacccctcccccatttcagtcaccacttccagatccgtcggcaaatcaaattctccacacccccccaacaaaaaaaccttcgctatGCCCCTGGTTCCAGGAGCCGAAAGATAACTTTAAAGTAGGCGACAGAGGGATTGTCAAGTAGGAGCACAGAGGCCTGTCACATAGGCGTACAGAGGCCTGTCACAACGGCGTTCAGAAAAACTGTTATATAGGCGcaaattatatttttatgacGGCCAATTTTCTATCGATTAAATTCGAATATTTTTAATCACTGCATAAAAATTGATTGTATATGtacaataccccccccccccctcctgcctcacccctccatccatccaatcaGCTTTAGTATCTAACACAGATCATTGAGCTGTTTCATTTCCTATCCTCGATAAATGCCCTTTACAAGAACTGCGAagaaacttttgttttcaaatttcgaaCTTACGATACATTTTTAATTATGCGATACATCTTCCCCATACAGGGGACTTTCAGATTACAGATGAAATCACAGCTTTGAAAATAGAAGTTGAGAAACTGACCAACCAGGGCATCAATAAGATAATAGCTCTTGGTACTTCCGGTCTCGATAAAGAGATGGAGATAGCTAGGGAAGTCCCAGGAATTGACGTCATCATTGGTGCGGACCATCATCACTTCCTATACACAGGTATGTATCGTATATGTACCACAAAAATCATGACGTATACACCTTTTTGGATAAATACTGATAATTCTTAAATATAACACATGAACTGTACTCcattataaaaataaacaggAAGTTTGTAAGGAACACCAACAAATGTTACACATTTATATTACGAACATGACTATAGTTTCAAGTCAAaactttgattaaaaaaaaacggtttttttcttcaaatttgaacattattataatcattaatattatattataatattattaattattattatcatagtTTTTAAAGAAAGATTTTACTTGTCTAAGTTTCGGATAAGCGACTTAATGAATTTATTTGCCACTCTCGTTCGTGTAGGAGTTCCACCAACAAATGCAGAGGACGTTACTGGTCCGTATCCTACAGTGGTTCGTccaaataacaatgaaattgtCCTCATTGTACAAACTATAAACTACGGTAAATATTTAGGACTGCTCCAGTTAACATTCGATGATGACGGGAAGATTACGAACTACGAGGGAAATCCTGTTCTGTTAGACTCCAGTGTGGAACAAggtatgacgtcacagataATTGAATATACTAGAGTTCGTGTAGCATTCGTGCGTTGTACAAGGGGCTTTCTAAAATAGACgagaggggtgagggggaggggtgggggacaGGGAAAGGAAAGGGTGCAGATGGTAATGGGGTGACCAGGTGAGCAAAAGTGGATGGAATGCAATAGTCAACAATTTGAAGAATGCACAGAATGCAGTGTATAAACCCGGAAAATTGGAGATGTGATTCGGAAATGAGGAGAGAAAAGGGACAGGGTTGTGCTTCACGTGGTATAgagcggggggtgggggggggtaggaaatTATACCCTGGATGGTTCTTAAAATTACGCATTTTATTTTGCTTGAGTTTACAGATATTATGCATAGGCCTTTGCATGTTTAGTTAACTACAGGTCAcctaaaaatataacaaaaaataacaaaaacgtTCGAATCTTGCTCGGCAGCATTACGAAACTGACTCGTATTTTATCGTAAGGTTTGACCAGCATTTCTTGATCACTTTTTTTAATacccttttttttaattgagaTCCTGAAACATTGACTGAGGTGGAGGAATGGGCAGTACCTGTAAGGGCTCTAGGAGAGGTGGTTGTGGGAAGCACGTACGCACTCTTGGATGGAGAAAACCCAACTTGCAGAGCCGGAGAATGTAACTTGGGTAGCTTTATAGCGGATGCCTTGCTGTCGGAACATATCGAATTCCAGGGGGATGATGGATGGAGTGACGTCAGCATATCAATGATTAACTCTGGTGCTATCAGGGCGTCTATTTCACCAGGTGAAGGTTATAGTCAGTATATCATTTTAATCGGAAGATATAATAGAAAGAAATGGATTGGTAATACGTTCATAAATGACCCGTATGGCTAATACAGGAACCGACATTTGAAGGAGTAATAACCGTAAGGCTTGATGGAAACCACCGAGGATAGGTTTGAATAATTTCGATTTCTGAATAGAACTGTCTGTCAACCGCTGATTGGTGATATTTGCTGATATGCTGAAGTTAAATTGTAATACACTGATATTTACTtcgtaacatgctgatatgaaATTGTTGGAATTTTAAAGCGAATGGCACAGCTCATGAATAAGTTCAACCCCCAAATCAGACACTTTTcagattaaaaaagaaagaaaaaaaaatcccgtTTATTTTATCTTTGACACGCTGACATTGAGTTGTAATATGTCGATATTATTTCTAATACACTTATATTGGAACATAAAATCTTAATTTTCATATTGACAGTCTGATTTTAACTTGAAACATACTGATAATTGTTCTCTGACTATATTGATGTTGTTGTCAAACTTCATGAAACAAATGGCATTCCATAAATATCAATGAAACAACATTCGCTGTATTTCTCTGTTTGCCAGGGGAAATTAAAGGTGATGACGTCACGACCATCATACCTTACGCGAACTCAGTTAACCTCGTTGAGCTTAGAGGTCACCATCTTCTGGAAGTTTTGGAACGCTCTGTGGAGGAATACGACCTCGTCATTTTACCTGGATTCTTCCTTCAATATTCTGGTGTGACTCAATTAAAACTATTCTTTTGACATCTTATAAACGACAGAGAAAATATGGATGAAATCTAATACCATTTGTACCTGATAAACTTGTActgtatttataaatatgttacaTTCTATTGTCGTAACCCAATTCTTTGTTTACCTATtgcgatttattttacatttgagGAGCTGACATAATCTTCTCTgttatattctaattaattaaataactTTAATTGATAAACCGCGGACGTTCAAAAGGTCATTTCTTGAAACGTACAACTGGTACAAAAATATAGCCTGCACTGAAAAATGTGTTTTTATCGGTCAATAAATAACATGTCTAAATTAATTTAGTGCCTTAAAGTCATCGTTAAAATGATGAACATTaatttcgatatatatatatatatatatatatatatatatatatatatatatatatatatatatatatatatatatatatatatatatatatatatatatatatatgtatatatgcacttCGGAGCATCaggatgacgtcatcattgaaCTAGCCGGAAAGGAATACACCAGTAGGTTAAAGCATAATATCTTGAAAATGGGAGTAACCATGGCAACATTACTATtattgaattttgttttattttttcttggaCTTTTACTTGGTAAGATGCTAAATGCTATCAATAAAGTCATTTTCAATTGCAGGTAAAACCAAagtaatttcatttcataaacGTTACCGTTTTTCCTTCGCATtcaattattcatattattctCCAAAGGTCTGGTCGTcacttatgacgtcacacagcCAGTTGGGAGTCGAGTTGTATCTGTTATGGTACGGTGTGCTCTGTGTGAGATTCCACGCTATGAAAAACTTGAAACGGAGAGAATTTACAAAATCGTGATGCCCTCATATCTTGCCGAAGGTGGCGACGGATTTGATATGATTCCTGAACATCTTCTGAGCCGAATTTCTGGtaagaaaataccaaaattatCTTCAACaatacattttcttttaatcaaaatttgaaaaacgtCGCAATATTTGATGTAAAACCCTGTTGATTTACTGATTAGTTTCTCTCCTTATGTTTTCTACACAAGGCCCTACTTGATTTTGTTTCATCTATGTCAAACTTAACATCATAAACtctgactttttttttctccaaaatgtaTAGGGCGACAAGATTCTGACGtcattaatgaatatttaaccAAACTTTCACCAATCGCTCCAGGTGTCGAAGGAAGAATCATAATCATTGGCGATGAATCCTCCAGTACCATTCTTACGACGTCATCAATGCTCCTAGTAACATTCGCAACTATTGTttgtcaaattatattttagCCCACGTGCTTTTTTCTCCAGTATTTACAATGCCTTGAACTTTTAAATCATTTATGTGTTTACTATTCATGCGTATAAAAGGCAACGATACTTATTGATGTATGTGAGACATGTATGTCCATAAGTCATAAGGCAGATGTGTCGTTTCCCTATATATACGTAAATATGATATGAACCGTTACAAAATTACATAACaatgaaaaaacatgttttgggGTGGGGATGGTGAGGGGGGTAGGTACATAATGTGTTAAATATCAAATTACGCTCAGAATGTACATAAGGGGAAGTTTTTGGAATCTGTtgaaattaagaaatatatatattttaatgttggTTTATTTAATACTGATCACACATGTTTGTTAGATTCAGTATTTTAGGAGTTTTTGTGTAAGTTTCAGAATTTTAGGAGTGTTTCACTTGAATATCCAGATGATAAAAGTAAATGAATTTACACATGGTGGAAGGGAGGGGTATGCGATGATGATGGGGTGGGTTGAGGTGGACCAGTATACGGGTGGGATGTTTACAGCTGCATTTGTGCATGTGATGCGATTGTAGATTTTCGATATTATGACCACACCATTTGATACTAACACATAATTAGAACAATCTAATCATTATATCTCTGATAATAAAGACAATCTGTCTCTTCGTAATTAAAAGGTTTGGTTGGCTTCAATACATACAATTGTGCTTTTCACATATTCAATTTTAATGGTATATTTTGTTTTCGATTAAGCACTCACTGTTAAGTGTATACcttattttatcatttaacaGTTATTTCACAGAGCCCCCTTTCTGAAATATTTACTCTCcttattatgaaaatgagaatacattattctatatcccatattttcccgACCGTCAATTGGTCACCCGGTCCCGGCCACGCCCCTTACTCCCGTCAAGCCTGCATCCGAATATATGATAACCACCAGATCAGGGAACTAATGTACTAACTGCATGGTGGGGGTTCGCCCGTCACCAACCCCGCTATGTGGCCCCACGGAACAATGTAGGACTCCCttagtctcccccccccccctcccgacccAAGTTAAGCCTATTTAGATTTAAATTCCACCCTGACCTGAGTCATACATTTAAAGTATTCCTCTTGCTTGCTCAGTGGTCTTTTCATAATACAGAGAAAAacttttgaacatatttttgatTGTCCCTGAATATGTTCTATTTAATCGCTTGTACTCGGATAAACTTCATTTCACTTCGGGTAATATggaataaagtaaataaaacagaAGGTTAGACGGGGCATTTGGACGCAAAAGGAttcagttttgtattttattttatatcgcAGTCTCCTGGCTTGAGCTGAACTAAAGCAGTATTTAATGACAAATATTCgttgcagatatatatatatatatatatatatatatacctccatTATTCTTGTTAGAAAACTGGAAACATTTGATATACTCGCAAAGGACAATACAAATCTAGGTTGAAAGGTCAAAACGTGTGGTCAAACATTTCGACGTTACTACACGAACCAAGTGGAATATCAAGAGGAATAACAAAGTTCTAAGTGGCAAACACTTAGACTATGCATTCactgtttaatatatttatatacggCACCATGTTGAGGAAACCTGAAGAACAGTAACAAAATGGTCCACGTTGACCCTCGGCATGGCTGTAGGGAGCTTATAACTATAAGAGGTATAGCCCCAACATGCACGAGTCATGTGGTTGCACATAGGTAATATATATCTACCTATATGAAGGGATTTTCATACTACGAAATCATGCTGAGAAAAGTGGAAAAGGACATTCCTCCAAATGGAAATTATTCCATTGCGATAatacaatgaaaaacaaaacaacggCTCGGGCAAAATTATATCGGTTAGAAACCAAATTGTAATTTAGTCTTGTTAAAGTTTTCACCTCAGATACGATAGATCTTTTCGATCATACCACAAAGTTTTCTTTCTGATaaactccacccccccccccactaccacAACCAGTACACCCGACCCCTACACCACACCCACCCAAATCATCGAAATAAGCAGAAATGTCCATGATACAGCTGCTAATTAGTAAATACAATTGTATTTTGGCCATTCGTCTCAATTAGCACGGCTCATATGATAGTTGAAATGGCTACCGCACAGGCAGAAGTCAGCACGATTTATTGATGAGCTCTCATATTCAAAACCTAATTCTAATCCGAATCTAATCCTAATCCAAGCATCACTTCTGTCGGAATAACCCAAGTATATGGTGAAAACACGCTGATGTCTTCTTCCTAACTGCATGCTGTTTAATCCCTGTGCATCCAAATCATCCATTTTCGGGGTCAGTTACAGGTTGGTTAAACTTTAAGCTCTGGTTAAACGATAACAGCCTTATTATCCAACACAGTGTGAAGGTTATTCCTTACTGTTGACTCGTTGACAGTTAAAAGAAAGTTCAGATCTTGTCAGGGAATCATATACGTACATATGTAAGTAGCTATACAGAACAGTAAGACGTTGGAAGGCAGTACACGACATTTTAAGAAACCGGAGAGAAGAAAATATTCCTGGTAATGAAGAACGTCTCTAACTTCGACTAATATTACCATATTTCTATACGTTTGGGAAGAACAATTTCAACTACTTACTTTGCGTTATTAACTTTATCCATGCAGCTGATGCCTGAAAGGCTCGATCTAAACTGTCAGTTCCTTAGTCAAACGAGGTAAGATTTTTCCGTGTATTTTATAGTTGTCGAGTGAGAGTATATGCCTAAATGTGTTATGTGTTATGTTTCACCCTCACCTAAAACATATAAAGCAATTTCACAACGTTGCGTTTCAACCTATAATTTTACACCTAATTTCTAGCATAAATGTGCCTCAGAAGACAACATTTGACCCCTAAAACTTTCCCCAGAGAGCTCAACCAGCCTAGGGCGACCCCTTTCTTCTGTAGaatccgatatatatatatatatatattttatatatttatatatttgtatatatatatatactttcagaACTGTCAAGCTACACCCCACTGAGAATAAAGACAAGGGCGGGTTTAAATTCTTTCACGAAACTTTGTCGTCGTTTACTAATATACTTGGATGATAAATTCgaaattgttttattcattatcGAATCGGCAATTATTGAGCCGAAGGTAGAGACGTAAACATAACGAATTTAGTTAGTCAATTTCCCATTTATTACCAACGTTTTCATTGATAATCATTCTATTTACTTTATACCTAGTGGTTGAAAATGGAGCTAGCTGCTTTTCTGCATTACCTTATTGTTTTGGTTCATGTCGTCATCGTTACGTCATTCGACCTCACGATCATGCACACCAATCATATTCAAGCACATTTTGAAGAGTTTGACTCCCATGGCCTTACGTGTGAGGATACTGAATCTAGCTACAACGAATGCTTTGGTGGAGTAGCTAGGAGGTTCAGTAAAGTTAAAGAGATCAGAGATGAACAAAGTAACACCCTTCTACTTGATGGAGGGGACCACTTCCAGGGTACCCAATGGTACACATATTACAGGGGTAACGCCACCGCCCACTTTATGAACTGGATTCAATACGATGCCATGGTGAGTTAGATTTAATATAACTTagtaacaaagaaacatttaagaaaaaaagaccCAAATAGAACAGTATCTCTCCTTCCCAAATATAAtcgctatataaataaataaaatatgatggtgatacacacctgacgatgatcacgcagtcacagtcccgatgcaaggggactggggttgagagcggatcagtcgttcggatGTTTGCTTTATcgtctttcctgggtgacttttcttacaaaGAATCCCTTGTTTTAATCGTAAACCATCACTGGGGTAGAGTGGATaacttttcaggtttttttttgggggggggggtggggtta
It encodes:
- the LOC139970170 gene encoding snake venom 5'-nucleotidase-like isoform X1, translating into MKCLSYSFITTVLYYTSCTLGYDLTIMHTNHIHAHFEEFDSNGLTCSEDESTYNECFGGIARRLTKVNEIRAEQTNPILLDGGDHFQGTQWFTYYKGNASAHFMNRIEYDAMAPSNHEFDYGTFVLADFLKKVEFPVVSCNIDITETPELDGLFTDSVILNIGGDDVGIVGYTTTRTHLISAPGDFQITDEITALKIEVEKLTNQGINKIIALGTSGLDKEMEIAREVPGIDVIIGADHHHFLYTGVPPTNAEDVTGPYPTVVRPNNNEIVLIVQTINYGKYLGLLQLTFDDDGKITNYEGNPVLLDSSVEQDPETLTEVEEWAVPVRALGEVVVGSTYALLDGENPTCRAGECNLGSFIADALLSEHIEFQGDDGWSDVSISMINSGAIRASISPGEIKGDDVTTIIPYANSVNLVELRGHHLLEVLERSVEEYDLVILPGFFLQYSGLVVTYDVTQPVGSRVVSVMVRCALCEIPRYEKLETERIYKIVMPSYLAEGGDGFDMIPEHLLSRISGRQDSDVINEYLTKLSPIAPGVEGRIIIIGDESSSTILTTSSMLLVTFATIVCQIIF
- the LOC139970170 gene encoding 5'-nucleotidase-like isoform X2; its protein translation is MKCLSYSFITTVLYYTSCTLGYDLTIMHTNHIHAHFEEFDSNGLTCSEDESTYNECFGGIARRLTKVNEIRAEQTNPILLDGGDHFQGTQWFTYYKGNASAHFMNRIEYDAMAPSNHEFDYGTFVLADFLKKVEFPVVSCNIDITETPELDGLFTDSVILNIGGDDVGIVGYTTTRTHLISAPGDFQITDEITALKIEVEKLTNQGINKIIALGTSGLDKEMEIAREVPGIDVIIGADHHHFLYTGVPPTNAEDVTGPYPTVVRPNNNEIVLIVQTINYGKYLGLLQLTFDDDGKITNYEGNPVLLDSSVEQDPETLTEVEEWAVPVRALGEVVVGSTYALLDGENPTCRAGECNLGSFIADALLSEHIEFQGDDGWSDVSISMINSGAIRASISPGLVVTYDVTQPVGSRVVSVMVRCALCEIPRYEKLETERIYKIVMPSYLAEGGDGFDMIPEHLLSRISGRQDSDVINEYLTKLSPIAPGVEGRIIIIGDESSSTILTTSSMLLVTFATIVCQIIF